In Synechocystis sp. PCC 6714, the following are encoded in one genomic region:
- the ftsH4 gene encoding ATP-dependent zinc metalloprotease FtsH4 → MAIKPQPQWQRRLGSILLWGATIYLLVNLFAPALFAAQPPQVPYSLFIDQVEGGKVASVYVGQNEIRYQLKPEEGDSNKEKAPEGQILRTTPIFDLELPKRLEAKGIEFAAAPPAKNSWFGTLLSWVVPPLIFVGIWSFFLNRNNNGAPGGALAFTKSKAKVYVEGDSTKVTFDDVAGVEEAKTELSEVVDFLKFPQRYTALGAKIPKGVLLVGPPGTGKTLLAKAAAGEAGVPFFIISGSEFVELFVGAGAARVRDLFEQAKKQAPCIVFIDELDAIGKSRASGAFMGGNDEREQTLNQLLTEMDGFSAAGATVIVLAATNRPETLDPALLRPGRFDRQVLVDRPDLAGRLKILEIYAKKIKLDKEVELKNIATRTPGFAGADLANLVNEAALLAARNKQETVTQADFREAIERVVAGLEKKSRVLSEKEKKIVAYHEVGHALVGAVMPGGGQVAKISIVPRGMAALGYTLQMPTEDRFLLNESELRDQIATLLGGRAAEEIIFDSITTGAANDLQRATDLAEQMVTTYGMSKVLGPLAYDKGQQNNFLGPGMGNPRRMVSDDTAKEIDLEVKEIVEQGHSQALAILNHNRDLLEAIAEKILEKEVIEGDELHQLLGQVQAPAMVTV, encoded by the coding sequence ATGGCCATTAAACCCCAACCCCAATGGCAACGCCGTCTTGGTAGCATACTGCTCTGGGGTGCCACCATTTACCTATTGGTGAATCTTTTTGCCCCTGCATTATTCGCCGCCCAACCTCCCCAGGTCCCCTACAGTCTTTTCATTGACCAGGTGGAGGGGGGTAAAGTGGCCAGTGTTTACGTGGGACAAAATGAAATCCGCTATCAACTCAAGCCGGAAGAAGGGGATAGCAACAAAGAAAAAGCCCCTGAGGGACAAATTTTAAGAACTACGCCCATTTTTGATCTGGAACTGCCCAAACGCCTGGAAGCCAAAGGTATCGAATTTGCGGCGGCTCCCCCGGCTAAAAATTCTTGGTTTGGCACCCTTTTGAGTTGGGTCGTTCCGCCCCTGATTTTCGTCGGCATTTGGTCCTTTTTCCTCAATCGCAACAATAACGGCGCCCCCGGCGGTGCCCTGGCTTTTACCAAAAGCAAAGCCAAAGTTTATGTGGAAGGGGACTCCACCAAAGTTACCTTTGATGACGTGGCTGGGGTAGAGGAAGCCAAAACAGAACTGAGCGAAGTGGTGGACTTTCTCAAATTTCCCCAACGCTACACTGCCCTGGGAGCGAAAATTCCCAAAGGTGTACTGCTGGTGGGGCCTCCAGGCACAGGGAAAACTTTGCTAGCTAAAGCTGCCGCTGGGGAAGCGGGGGTACCGTTTTTCATCATTTCCGGTTCTGAATTTGTGGAACTGTTTGTGGGGGCTGGAGCGGCCCGGGTGCGCGATTTGTTTGAGCAGGCAAAAAAACAAGCCCCTTGTATTGTTTTTATTGATGAGTTGGATGCCATTGGTAAGTCCCGGGCCAGTGGAGCTTTTATGGGGGGCAATGATGAGCGGGAACAAACCCTCAACCAACTTTTAACCGAAATGGATGGGTTCAGTGCGGCGGGGGCCACGGTGATTGTGTTGGCCGCCACTAACCGTCCCGAAACTTTAGATCCGGCCCTTTTGCGGCCCGGTCGGTTCGATCGCCAGGTATTGGTAGACCGGCCAGATTTAGCGGGGAGGCTGAAAATTTTGGAAATTTATGCCAAGAAAATTAAGTTGGACAAAGAAGTAGAACTGAAAAATATTGCCACCCGTACCCCTGGGTTTGCTGGCGCTGACCTGGCTAATTTAGTTAACGAAGCGGCCTTGCTAGCGGCCCGCAATAAGCAGGAAACCGTTACACAAGCAGATTTCCGCGAGGCGATCGAACGGGTGGTGGCCGGTCTGGAAAAGAAAAGCCGGGTGCTGTCGGAAAAAGAAAAGAAAATTGTCGCTTACCATGAAGTGGGCCATGCCCTAGTGGGGGCAGTGATGCCGGGGGGAGGTCAGGTGGCAAAAATTTCCATTGTGCCCAGGGGGATGGCGGCTTTAGGCTACACCCTACAAATGCCCACCGAGGACCGATTTTTACTCAACGAGTCGGAGCTGCGGGATCAAATTGCTACCCTGCTAGGGGGTAGGGCGGCCGAGGAAATTATCTTTGACAGCATCACCACCGGGGCAGCCAATGATTTGCAACGGGCCACGGATCTGGCGGAACAAATGGTCACCACCTACGGCATGAGTAAGGTGTTGGGCCCCCTAGCGTACGATAAGGGGCAACAGAACAATTTTCTCGGCCCCGGCATGGGCAACCCCCGCCGTATGGTCAGTGATGACACCGCCAAGGAAATTGACCTAGAAGTGAAGGAAATTGTCGAACAGGGCCATAGTCAAGCCCTAGCTATCCTTAACCATAATCGGGATTTACTGGAGGCGATCGCCGAAAAAATCCTCGAAAAAGAAGTTATTGAAGGGGATGAACTACATCAGCTTTTGGGACAAGTCCAAGCCCCAGCTATGGTGACGGTTTGA
- a CDS encoding ComEC/Rec2 family competence protein: MRFHPLALICLSFIAGLLASGLDFGWFNFHQTLSLALFWCLATAIAIIFVSPLWRRGPTRWQWLLAGMIALVAGYYGIWRTPQPGVNDISLLLDPPAKPFQTITAIGTLDAGGRENAQGQRQFLLTVEQLQRPPEKQFRPRSGTVYLTLPGGNNTWQQCQQIRVTGLLYRPSAPQNPGAFNFAQYLARQGIFAGLKGEEAMVVGEKFCGLNAVRQRIVNAQTAWLPAQGEGKWPGLLISSIVLGAKAVNLPTELRNLFQQVGLSHFLAASGYQVSLLVGTVLLLGKKIGVGNKLAIAVGLIILAVYLGLTGLEPSVIRASLLWAGVMTALASGQKLNTVGALLAIATVMLLVNPVWSQALGFQLSFLATLGIVAMVPPLQRRLDFLPGKIAGVIAVPLAASIWTTPILLQQFGYFIPAALPLNILITPLLGVLSLGGMVSALFALIFPPFGSATAWLLAFPARWLMAIAAQFQQFPRVAVGELGLGQVVVIYGAFCLIWAFPWWRRRWIWIALFLLATIIVPLIFALQTRVELTIFDSKEFPILVAQAPNSVTTFARAGDPTGARLLTPFLAQKGINEVDCPLNISPAMVGQPLPPSCGHLLWVESNPAILQLEFGRQRWWIFLQVPPQTQAPPQLPLDKRPHTIIWAGQFFPYAWLDGLRPPTAIAIAPYISRNLKEEVEKYQGRLWVTGAHGAVQWRPHQGFSASINP; this comes from the coding sequence ATGCGCTTCCATCCCCTAGCACTGATTTGTCTCAGTTTCATTGCGGGATTGTTGGCGTCGGGACTGGACTTTGGCTGGTTCAATTTCCATCAAACTCTTTCTTTGGCCCTATTCTGGTGTCTAGCCACGGCGATCGCCATTATTTTTGTCTCTCCCCTCTGGCGACGGGGTCCTACAAGATGGCAATGGTTACTGGCGGGAATGATTGCTCTTGTCGCTGGCTATTACGGCATTTGGCGCACTCCCCAACCGGGAGTAAACGATATTAGCCTTTTGCTAGACCCACCGGCCAAACCTTTTCAAACCATCACGGCGATCGGCACGTTGGACGCTGGAGGTCGGGAAAATGCCCAGGGTCAACGGCAATTTTTGTTGACCGTAGAGCAGTTACAACGGCCACCGGAAAAGCAATTTCGTCCCCGCTCTGGCACCGTCTACCTCACCCTACCCGGGGGAAACAATACTTGGCAACAATGTCAGCAAATTCGGGTAACAGGCTTGCTTTATCGTCCCAGTGCCCCCCAAAATCCGGGCGCGTTTAATTTTGCCCAGTATTTAGCTCGCCAGGGCATTTTTGCCGGTTTAAAAGGGGAAGAGGCCATGGTGGTAGGGGAAAAGTTTTGCGGTCTTAATGCTGTACGGCAAAGGATTGTCAACGCTCAAACCGCTTGGCTACCCGCCCAAGGGGAAGGTAAATGGCCTGGGCTATTGATTAGCTCTATTGTTCTAGGAGCTAAGGCTGTTAATTTACCCACAGAATTACGCAATCTTTTTCAACAGGTAGGGCTTTCTCATTTTCTTGCCGCTTCCGGTTATCAAGTTTCCCTACTGGTGGGGACAGTGTTACTACTGGGTAAAAAAATTGGCGTCGGTAATAAACTGGCGATCGCCGTTGGTTTGATAATACTGGCAGTCTATTTAGGTTTAACCGGACTGGAGCCTTCGGTAATCCGGGCTAGTTTACTCTGGGCCGGGGTAATGACGGCCCTGGCCAGCGGCCAAAAATTGAACACAGTGGGGGCGTTACTGGCCATCGCCACCGTGATGTTATTGGTCAATCCGGTTTGGAGCCAAGCCTTAGGTTTTCAACTGAGTTTTTTGGCTACCCTAGGCATTGTGGCGATGGTGCCCCCCTTGCAAAGGCGACTGGATTTTTTGCCCGGGAAAATTGCCGGGGTGATAGCGGTCCCCTTAGCGGCCAGTATTTGGACAACCCCCATTCTCCTGCAACAGTTTGGTTATTTTATCCCCGCCGCTCTGCCCCTAAATATTCTTATCACTCCCCTGTTGGGGGTTTTAAGTCTGGGGGGAATGGTCAGTGCTCTGTTTGCCCTTATTTTTCCTCCTTTCGGCAGTGCCACCGCCTGGTTATTGGCATTCCCCGCCCGTTGGTTAATGGCGATCGCCGCTCAATTTCAACAATTTCCCAGGGTGGCGGTGGGGGAATTGGGGCTGGGTCAAGTAGTGGTCATCTACGGTGCCTTTTGCTTAATCTGGGCCTTTCCCTGGTGGCGGCGACGTTGGATTTGGATCGCTCTATTTTTACTGGCAACGATTATTGTGCCCCTAATTTTTGCCCTGCAAACTAGGGTGGAACTGACTATTTTTGACAGTAAAGAATTTCCTATTCTTGTGGCCCAAGCTCCTAATTCAGTAACTACCTTTGCCAGAGCAGGAGATCCAACTGGAGCAAGATTATTGACTCCGTTCCTTGCCCAAAAAGGGATTAATGAGGTTGACTGCCCACTGAATATAAGCCCTGCCATGGTAGGACAACCATTACCACCATCCTGTGGGCATCTGCTGTGGGTAGAAAGCAATCCGGCAATTTTGCAACTGGAATTTGGCCGGCAACGCTGGTGGATTTTTCTCCAAGTTCCCCCCCAAACCCAAGCTCCGCCCCAATTACCGTTGGATAAACGACCCCACACCATTATCTGGGCTGGCCAATTTTTCCCCTACGCCTGGCTGGATGGTTTGCGTCCCCCGACGGCGATCGCCATTGCCCCCTATATCAGCCGGAATTTGAAAGAAGAAGTAGAAAAGTACCAGGGGCGATTGTGGGTGACCGGAGCACACGGAGCCGTACAATGGAGACCCCATCAGGGTTTCAGTGCTTCAATCAATCCTTAG
- a CDS encoding lipid kinase, protein MGKRALLIINRHSRRGQIGFAQAVDYLDNLGFELVTVPAQYSQSLENYVDRHINSVDMVIAGGGDGTLNAVVNSLAKHQVPLGILPMGTANDLARTLNLPNDIVKACDVINQGHRKQIDLGCVNGQYFLNVSSLGLSVEITTKLTRGAKRRWGIFAYGLTALQVLRQARLFHATITHNGRSEVVKTLQIAVGNGRYYGGGMAIAKDATIDDNRLDLYSLEIRHWWQIFDLLIHLPAGEQHLLPWVRTVSAESIEIKTSRPRKINTDGEIIVETPARFTVIPQALSVFVPLQR, encoded by the coding sequence ATGGGTAAACGAGCTTTATTGATCATCAACCGCCACTCCCGTCGGGGACAAATCGGTTTTGCCCAAGCAGTGGACTACCTAGATAATCTGGGTTTTGAATTGGTTACGGTGCCAGCCCAATATAGTCAATCCCTGGAGAACTATGTTGATAGACATATCAATTCCGTGGATATGGTTATTGCTGGGGGAGGGGATGGTACCCTCAACGCCGTGGTTAACAGCTTGGCCAAACATCAAGTCCCCTTGGGCATTCTACCGATGGGTACTGCCAATGATTTAGCTCGTACCCTCAATTTGCCCAACGATATTGTCAAAGCCTGTGATGTGATTAATCAGGGGCACCGCAAGCAAATTGACTTGGGTTGTGTGAATGGTCAATATTTTTTAAATGTATCCAGCCTAGGATTAAGTGTGGAAATCACCACCAAGTTAACCAGGGGAGCCAAAAGACGTTGGGGAATATTTGCCTATGGGTTGACGGCCCTACAAGTTCTCAGACAGGCCCGTTTATTCCATGCCACTATTACCCACAATGGCCGATCTGAAGTGGTTAAAACTCTGCAAATTGCGGTTGGGAATGGCCGTTATTATGGCGGCGGTATGGCGATCGCCAAGGATGCCACTATCGATGACAATCGCTTGGATCTGTACAGTTTGGAGATTAGGCATTGGTGGCAAATTTTTGATCTGCTCATCCATTTACCTGCGGGGGAGCAACATCTTTTACCGTGGGTGAGAACAGTTAGCGCGGAATCCATTGAGATCAAAACTTCCCGTCCCCGAAAAATTAACACCGATGGCGAAATTATCGTCGAAACTCCAGCTCGCTTCACCGTGATCCCCCAAGCCCTTTCTGTTTTTGTTCCGCTGCAACGTTAG
- a CDS encoding thioredoxin family protein, whose protein sequence is MVLTPSTMLALGTQAPDFALPDVTTEQPLSLGDTMGEQGLLVMFICCHCPFVKHIQAQLSQLGKDYENSGLALVAISANDAEKYPDDAPSSLKKMAQDWDYRFPVLYDETQAIAKAYRAACTPDFFLFDGQGKLVYRGQLDDSRPSNGLPVTGVDLRQAMDLVLAGKPVPREQKPSIGCNIKWKPGNEPTY, encoded by the coding sequence ATGGTTTTAACCCCTTCCACCATGCTCGCCCTTGGAACCCAAGCCCCGGACTTTGCCCTGCCGGATGTAACGACGGAGCAGCCCCTTAGTCTAGGGGATACCATGGGAGAACAAGGCTTGCTGGTGATGTTTATTTGTTGTCATTGCCCCTTTGTCAAGCACATCCAGGCTCAATTGAGTCAGTTGGGCAAAGATTATGAAAATTCCGGTTTGGCCCTGGTGGCCATCAGCGCCAACGATGCGGAAAAATACCCCGACGATGCTCCCTCCAGTTTGAAAAAAATGGCCCAAGACTGGGACTATCGTTTTCCGGTACTGTATGACGAAACCCAGGCGATCGCCAAGGCTTACCGAGCAGCCTGCACCCCCGACTTTTTCCTTTTTGATGGCCAGGGCAAATTGGTCTACCGAGGCCAGTTAGACGACAGCCGTCCCAGTAATGGTTTGCCAGTCACTGGGGTAGATTTAAGACAGGCGATGGACTTAGTGCTGGCCGGCAAACCTGTGCCAAGGGAACAAAAACCAAGCATTGGCTGCAATATCAAATGGAAACCCGGTAATGAGCCAACATATTGA
- the ftsH1 gene encoding ATP-dependent zinc metalloprotease FtsH1 produces MSHRPRSDRHSFSSPSRFWHRLAMGLLVTTTTLALPLSTLAQEGKEGTPPQASPSPAQSTIPSNGGETPRSFFSAGSSRSSEPQMNYGQLIDAIKANQVAKVEVDTNRRQAIVTLKDAPPGSKPQTVQLLDNNPELLNLLRSRSETIDLDINRTPDNSALYGLLTNLIIVAILIGLVVMVVRKSANASGQAMSFGKSKARFQMEAKTGVGFDDVAGIDEAKEELQEVVTFLKQPEKFTAIGAKIPRGVLLIGPPGTGKTLLAKAIAGEAGVPFFSISGSEFVEMFVGVGASRVRDLFKKAKENAPCLVFIDEIDAVGRQRGVGYGGGNDEREQTLNQLLTEMDGFEGNSGIIVIAATNRPDVLDLALLRPGRFDRQVTVDYPDVQGRELILQIHAQNKKLHEEVQLAAIARRTPGFTGADLANVLNEAAIFTARRRKDAITMAEVNDAIDRVVAGMEGTPLVDSKSKRLIAYHEVGHALIGTLCPGHDPVEKVTLIPRGQAQGLTWFTPDEDQSLMTRNQMIARIAGLLGGRVAEEVIFGEDEVTTGAGNDIEKITYLARQMVTKLGMSSLGLVALEEEGDRNFSGGDWGKRSEYSEDIAARIDREIQAIVTAAHQRATRIIEENRNLMDLLVDALIDQETIEGEHFRQLVESYQQSRKQPALAGK; encoded by the coding sequence ATGAGTCATCGCCCCCGTTCCGATCGCCATAGTTTCTCCAGCCCTAGCCGCTTTTGGCACCGCTTGGCAATGGGTTTGCTGGTGACCACCACTACTCTGGCTTTGCCCCTATCAACATTGGCCCAGGAAGGGAAAGAAGGGACACCACCTCAGGCTAGTCCTAGCCCAGCCCAATCGACCATTCCCAGTAATGGAGGGGAAACACCCCGCTCCTTTTTTAGTGCTGGCTCTTCCCGTTCCTCTGAACCCCAAATGAATTATGGGCAGTTGATCGATGCCATTAAGGCTAATCAGGTGGCCAAAGTGGAAGTAGATACTAATCGCCGTCAGGCGATCGTCACCCTTAAAGATGCCCCACCGGGGTCGAAGCCCCAAACGGTACAATTGTTGGACAATAATCCTGAGTTACTCAATCTCCTGCGGAGCCGTTCTGAAACCATTGATTTGGACATTAACCGCACCCCGGACAATTCGGCGTTGTACGGTCTGTTAACCAATTTAATCATTGTGGCTATTCTGATTGGTTTGGTAGTGATGGTGGTGCGAAAGTCCGCCAATGCCTCTGGTCAAGCCATGAGTTTTGGTAAGTCCAAAGCCCGGTTCCAGATGGAAGCGAAAACCGGTGTGGGCTTTGATGATGTGGCTGGCATTGACGAAGCGAAAGAAGAATTGCAGGAAGTAGTTACTTTCCTCAAGCAACCGGAAAAATTCACCGCCATTGGAGCCAAAATTCCCCGGGGAGTTTTACTAATTGGCCCTCCCGGTACAGGCAAAACCTTATTAGCTAAGGCGATCGCCGGGGAGGCTGGGGTACCGTTTTTCAGCATTTCCGGCTCGGAATTTGTGGAAATGTTTGTTGGGGTGGGGGCTTCCCGGGTGCGGGATTTGTTCAAAAAAGCCAAGGAAAATGCCCCTTGTTTAGTGTTCATTGACGAAATTGATGCGGTGGGCCGTCAGCGGGGAGTAGGCTACGGCGGCGGTAACGATGAACGGGAACAAACCCTGAACCAATTACTCACAGAAATGGACGGCTTTGAGGGCAACAGCGGCATCATTGTCATTGCAGCCACTAACCGGCCCGATGTACTGGATTTAGCCCTTTTGCGCCCAGGGCGTTTTGATCGTCAGGTAACGGTGGATTATCCCGATGTGCAAGGCCGGGAATTGATTCTGCAAATTCACGCCCAAAATAAAAAGTTGCACGAAGAAGTCCAGCTAGCGGCGATCGCCCGCAGAACACCGGGATTTACGGGGGCAGATTTGGCCAATGTGTTAAATGAAGCGGCCATTTTTACCGCTCGACGGCGCAAAGATGCTATCACCATGGCAGAAGTCAACGATGCCATTGACCGGGTGGTGGCGGGGATGGAGGGTACGCCCCTGGTAGATAGTAAAAGTAAACGCTTAATTGCTTACCATGAAGTGGGCCATGCTTTAATTGGCACCCTCTGTCCTGGTCATGATCCAGTGGAAAAAGTTACCCTCATTCCCCGGGGCCAAGCCCAAGGTCTAACCTGGTTCACCCCCGATGAAGACCAGAGTTTGATGACCCGTAACCAAATGATTGCTCGCATTGCCGGATTGTTGGGCGGACGGGTAGCGGAAGAAGTAATTTTTGGCGAGGATGAAGTCACCACCGGGGCCGGCAATGACATTGAGAAGATCACCTATCTGGCCCGACAAATGGTAACTAAATTGGGCATGTCTTCCCTCGGTTTAGTGGCCTTGGAAGAGGAAGGCGATCGTAACTTTAGTGGCGGAGATTGGGGCAAACGTTCTGAATATTCCGAAGATATTGCCGCCCGCATTGACAGAGAAATCCAAGCCATTGTCACCGCCGCCCACCAAAGGGCCACCCGCATCATTGAAGAAAATCGTAACTTAATGGATTTACTGGTGGATGCCCTCATTGACCAAGAAACCATTGAAGGAGAGCACTTCCGGCAATTGGTGGAGAGTTACCAACAGTCCCGGAAACAACCGGCTTTAGCGGGTAAATAA
- a CDS encoding DUF6335 family protein, translating to MDISQYFANCSDDYLDSEQNSSEELLLADLTGAEENDIFFDGLIDRDTGLGHVVRLMRMPHLDNGNLSGGDPDDNWYQAEVVGEEAVGGDNPTPDQNVTEGLLQSMGIASVDGRPVATVRNFGARDQHRWELDPDSAEDHQNPQDEE from the coding sequence ATGGATATTAGCCAATATTTCGCTAATTGTAGTGATGATTATCTCGATTCTGAGCAAAATAGCTCTGAAGAACTTTTGCTGGCTGATCTAACTGGAGCCGAGGAAAATGACATTTTTTTTGATGGTTTAATTGACCGGGATACAGGGTTGGGCCATGTAGTCAGATTAATGAGAATGCCCCATCTAGACAATGGTAATCTCAGTGGTGGTGACCCCGATGACAACTGGTATCAAGCGGAAGTGGTAGGGGAAGAAGCGGTGGGCGGTGACAATCCAACTCCCGACCAGAATGTGACGGAAGGATTGTTGCAATCCATGGGCATTGCCAGTGTGGACGGCCGCCCGGTGGCCACGGTGAGAAACTTTGGGGCTAGGGATCAACATCGTTGGGAACTGGACCCCGATTCCGCCGAAGACCACCAAAATCCCCAAGACGAAGAGTGA
- the cobO gene encoding cob(I)yrinic acid a,c-diamide adenosyltransferase: MANSLSDEQYKIKMQKRKALQDERIAGAKAEKGLIIVNTGNGKGKTTAALGMVLRSLGHGYRVAIIQFIKGAWEPAEKEAFTPWQHQLTFLALGEGFTWETQDRQRDQAIAHEAWQKALEYIRNPDYQLVLLDEVNVALKLGYLEAETVLAGLEEKPEFNHVILTGRGAPQPLIDRADLVTEMTLIKHPFREQNIKAQPGIEF; this comes from the coding sequence ATGGCCAATTCCCTGTCGGATGAGCAGTACAAAATTAAGATGCAAAAGCGCAAAGCTTTACAGGATGAGCGCATTGCGGGGGCCAAAGCAGAAAAGGGTTTAATTATTGTTAATACGGGTAACGGCAAGGGCAAAACTACGGCGGCCCTGGGCATGGTGTTGCGCTCCCTGGGCCATGGTTATCGGGTGGCCATTATTCAATTCATTAAAGGGGCCTGGGAACCGGCGGAAAAAGAGGCCTTTACCCCCTGGCAGCACCAGTTAACTTTTTTAGCCCTGGGGGAAGGCTTTACCTGGGAAACCCAAGATCGACAACGGGACCAGGCGATCGCCCATGAAGCGTGGCAAAAAGCCCTGGAGTATATCCGCAACCCTGATTACCAACTAGTGCTACTGGATGAGGTAAATGTAGCGCTGAAACTGGGCTACCTGGAGGCGGAGACGGTGCTGGCAGGCTTAGAAGAAAAACCGGAATTCAACCACGTCATTTTGACGGGGCGGGGGGCCCCCCAGCCATTGATCGACCGGGCCGATTTAGTCACAGAAATGACCTTGATTAAGCATCCCTTCCGGGAACAAAACATTAAGGCTCAACCCGGCATCGAATTCTAA
- a CDS encoding SpoIID/LytB domain-containing protein has product MKNFSGGMKKLTSFPFPSLKSLQRLSPVTLARRWGVSPKWALMLIPLASIGSIPLLLAWSGYGEDGNTIAKGQINNTEVIADMAGEELIKTLPPLSQIPSPPSSSASGLKSPRPITAESLAKSAPETPTGLAGNVSSPAVTSPTTGNRVSVQNPAPAPSALGAPASTIAQTAPLPPPTATPVDYTPPPLEIRVGIQRDVPSVAIAASSQGYLQDRQGQGLMSLSSGQSINVMAQGNSLLINGRSVPGVVWFTTDANGYLAVGDRWYRGRVLLVPRGDKVLAVNYVNLEHYLTSVVGSEMHSTAPTEALKAQAIAARSYALVHMVRPASQWFDLGDTQRWQVYKGIGSEQGPSHNAVTATLGQVLSHNGGVVESLYASTDEIVARVHKGKGMSQYGAYDLARQGYNYQQILNRYYPGVEVARVVLKN; this is encoded by the coding sequence TTGAAAAATTTTTCCGGTGGCATGAAAAAATTAACTTCTTTTCCTTTCCCGTCGCTTAAATCCCTGCAAAGACTTTCCCCTGTTACCCTGGCTCGCCGTTGGGGCGTTTCCCCAAAGTGGGCTTTGATGTTAATCCCCCTAGCTTCCATTGGCAGTATCCCTCTATTGTTAGCCTGGAGTGGCTATGGGGAAGATGGTAATACGATCGCCAAGGGTCAAATTAACAACACTGAGGTGATTGCCGATATGGCTGGGGAAGAATTGATTAAAACTCTGCCGCCCCTAAGCCAAATTCCATCCCCTCCTAGCTCCTCTGCTTCGGGCTTAAAAAGTCCCCGTCCCATCACCGCCGAAAGTTTAGCTAAAAGCGCTCCGGAAACCCCCACTGGGCTAGCGGGTAATGTTTCAAGTCCCGCTGTTACATCCCCGACAACTGGGAACAGGGTCTCCGTTCAAAATCCTGCCCCGGCTCCATCTGCCCTGGGCGCTCCAGCCTCCACCATTGCCCAAACAGCTCCACTGCCGCCCCCCACGGCCACCCCAGTGGACTACACTCCGCCGCCGTTGGAAATTCGGGTTGGTATTCAGCGGGACGTACCAAGTGTGGCGATCGCCGCTTCGAGCCAGGGTTATCTGCAGGATCGCCAGGGCCAGGGGTTAATGAGCCTCAGTTCTGGCCAAAGCATTAACGTCATGGCCCAGGGCAATAGTTTGCTGATCAATGGTCGTTCCGTTCCTGGGGTGGTCTGGTTCACTACCGATGCCAATGGCTATTTAGCCGTAGGTGATCGTTGGTACAGGGGAAGGGTATTATTGGTGCCCCGGGGTGATAAAGTTTTGGCAGTTAACTACGTCAATTTGGAGCATTATTTGACCAGCGTGGTCGGTAGCGAAATGCACTCCACTGCCCCCACTGAAGCCCTCAAAGCCCAGGCGATCGCCGCCCGTTCCTACGCCTTGGTGCACATGGTGCGCCCCGCCAGTCAATGGTTTGATTTGGGTGACACCCAACGCTGGCAAGTTTATAAGGGCATTGGCAGTGAACAGGGCCCTTCCCACAATGCCGTTACTGCTACTTTAGGACAAGTGTTGAGCCATAACGGTGGGGTGGTGGAATCCCTCTATGCCTCCACCGATGAGATTGTCGCCCGAGTTCATAAGGGTAAAGGTATGAGTCAATACGGAGCCTACGACCTAGCCCGCCAAGGTTATAACTATCAGCAAATCCTCAACCGTTACTATCCCGGGGTGGAAGTGGCCCGGGTGGTGTTAAAAAACTGA